TATAATTAACTTTGGTATTTTTAGATGAACTCAAAAGAGACTTTAAGTAATTTGAGTGATTTATTCTTGACTGAATTAATGAATTGAATTATGAAAAGATCCTATAATTAGAGTGATAATTAATCTGagctatatttttaattattgaatttttaaaaagaattattttaggTTTACGTTCTCTTTTTTTGTTAgttgatttattatttcattacaattatttaattttgttaacttataagaatattattaAGGCTAGTACTTTGTATCAATCTCTTTGTGagaataatattcatattcaCTCTTTATACTTGTTGTGGACCGTATActttattaacactattaatTCAGTAGTTGTAGCATATTTATTTGGTGTCAATTACTTGTAATTCCTTAATCATTTTATTCCTTACCAACTTAGCTTTCATTTAAGATTAGTCATCAGTTTTTATAAAGTTTAGGGAGAAAatcaaagagagaaaataacatcacaattccatttttcttcaattttacTCAACTCTCACGAGTTTTGGATGATCTGAAAAGACCAGAGAATTCTACACTTCGTCATCTATTGGACAAGACCGATATTACAGCAGTGGATTTATGGTTTGAGTAATCTTTTTTCAAGTttgttatataaattcaatcaaaataaaaatctattgtgtatgttgtaatttttttctcttttatcatGGTGGTAATGGTGATTACTATGATAGTGATGGTAGTTGGGTGTGATGGTGGTTGAGAAagatcaaaaaaataaaaaaaaagaaataaagcaGTTATTTATggtttaatatgaaaaaaaaactaagaaCTTAAGTTTAAAATTGATAGGAAATTAGTTTGgttttgattttagaattgaCTTTATAGGTTGTTACTAGATATTggacaaatttttatttttattttgaagataattatttttgaagttcattatttttattgttattattattgacaGTGCAGTAGATgaaaataattgttattaaagATGATTATAAAGGAAGATTTATGGATGGTTATAATTGTGGTAAAATTATGCAGAAGGATTTAAAAATGGTTATATTGCTGTTGTTAGTGGTGATTACTAGTTAATTTATTCTCAGCAAATGAACACATTgtagaaaggaagaaaatccTTTTTgggaaattattttttacttttttattatcaaaattttcatataCTTCCTATTTTAGGTGTGTGTAATATAAATGTTTAACTaagtgaaaaattaaattaaaatagcaaGTATTGGGTCTCTTTATTGGAAGAGTTAAAATTCGTTTCATTTGACCCCTCAAGACAAGTTCAAAGGGCAAATTGATCCTTTGtccttaagaaaattaatctCAAGTAGCAAAACAAGATATTTTCATACTCGAAAATATATTATTCCCATCTAAAAAACTCAGTGTTCACATCTAGAAATACTTTTTTCACTGGGGTGTAAAAGAAGACATAAGAGCTTAAATGACAAAAGACATCACGACTTAGGAtgagaaaatttatttcaacctatgaaacttctttttcatatctgaaaataaatcttTCCACCTAGAAATAAGGTTTTTGacaagaagagaagaaaaccaCAAATGACCTCATTAGTTGGTACTCGAGAATCAAGATTTTTCGATTCGTGAATAAAAGCTCCCACCTATGAAGAGTGACTTTTCCACCCAAGAAATGAAATTCAAGTGTAACATGAATTTAAAGACTTTAAAATCTGACTTTTACATCGATACTTCTCACCTAAGAAGAAACATTCTCACCTATAAAGCTACACTAATTATgattattgaaataattatatttatatttaataaagcTCTAACGAGCACTTTTCTCATAgcattataaaatatcctttttgttgttttaggACATCAATAGCATTTATTTTGAGTATCCAAATGTATTTTCtctcaataataatatagtaatCGAAGTTAACATATGTGGTTGtatatttaactaaattttttttttcatttctttgttttagGCTTTAATGGATGCTTGGAAACAAGCATATGCAACAAAAGGTGCAAgtaaagttataattttgaaaatgacATATTTGCTAGGTGGTCCAGTAGTAACGGCAGGCCCTTGCCAAGAAACAATAAAACTTATAGTTGAAGGAACAATAAAAGCCCGGACAACTTTAAAAGGAGACACATGGGTTAGTTTCGAACATCTTTATCAGTTTATAATATCTGGtggtgaaatttttttatggtcAAGGGCAAGCTCCATGGGGGCAAAACAATTGTGCAAAAGATGCAAAATGCAATACAATGGCTTATGTAAgctcatttttaatatttagttatattacaatctattattttattttagaataataattacttatgTCCTTGATAATGCTTCTAACAAAATTcagttttccttttcttggaACTCTTACTAGAATTTGAGATTCAATTATCTCAACAAAGCTTTAATCTATGATATAACTTATCTCAATAGTAAgaattttcatgttaatattTTGGGATGCAATgatattacttttaaaagtttCACAGTTTCTGCAACTGCAACtagcttttaaatataaatggaaTTTGTATTGGACGATCAAAAAGTGTTAACATTATTGACACAAATATCAGTACTAGTGATGTTGCATCTCAATTGGTGATGGTAGCCAACAAGTACTTATCACAAATGTAAAATGTGGACCAGGCCATGCATTAGCATTGGAAGTTTAGGGAGGTCAACAATAAGTTACAAGTTATCCATATCAGCTTCCTACAAAATAGTGTGccaacttattaaaatttaataagtgtttaaacttttaaatgttacaatttaatatataaaattaaaaattactatatttAAGTATGtgaaatcaatatatatatatatatatatatatatatatttatttatttatttatttatttatttatttatataatgtaGACAAACCaaactatattaaattttcatagtaaaagataatatttatataaaaaaagacaaatctttatgtaaataataaaaattacaaagaaagttaaaaatatataaataaatactacACATGTCATAAAGAGATGCATTAGTAATTGACATTATAGTCAAGattatcatcatcaataatgatcaattttattttagatgttTGTAGTGGTGGGTCGAAAAAGACAAGGTGTTGCTCAAAATTggattgagatttctttaaaaatatcgAGAAAAATATAGTGAAAGCAATGAAATAATAGTGATAGTAAGAACGTTgtattaatctattaaatatagatactttttaaagattttctcgtcattttattttttttaatctactAAACTGATAATCTGTATTGTAAGTTACAAGTCCGTAATTGCTATTGACCTACTATATACactcaattttaaatatttaccaACTTCACAcaccaaattataatttataaaaatttaaatacttgattgtcaaattttaataagttcacattactatttttgtaattatcctGCTTTGTTTATATAGGCTTTCCATATACtttaatgttaataatttttggtttCACATACTAAATTGcaacttttaaaagtttaaatactTGATTGTCAAATCTTAACAAGTTCGCACAccattttttgtaattatttctgtttgaaattatttttttgtgagATTTGACCCTAAGTACAATTATgtcaattatttgaaaataaaacaattagaTCCTTAAATTTGCATTAGCACTTAAGATGTTTTATGACAAAATGAATTGTTAATCAATGTTAAATGAATCAAGTCAAAAAAacttatcatataattttcttctttttcttaacatGTGAAAGTTATTTAAGCTAATTCTATGATGAACttggtttatttataaacCTTACCTTTTATCTTTGATGGTATATAAACTTTTGACTTTTTAAAGAAGTTATTTTAGATTACTTACTTGGTGTGGATTCcattttaacttattaatttattttatattttggtatatttaatTAGTGTTGGTCTCACTTGATATTTTATGTAGTTATTAGTGTTactcattaattttttataagataagtatttttatgtaatatatgtgatcataataaataaaattatacatattttttaaattttaatcaaatttattttttaaatatatatatgaatttatgaTGAATTATTAGATGTCACattacattataaaattataatttaatgatgGTTCAAGTTAAATATGTGCAAgactataaaaaaatgagtaaattGCACAAATGGTACCTTAACTATGCTTAATGTATTAAGTTGGTACCGCAAGTCCATAATCACAATTAAAAGTACCTAACCTCTACATTAATGAATCATGCGAGTTTTTCCAGCAATTGTATGCTGATGTGGCAGGCAGTTGGTGCTAGTATTTGCCATCTCATAGTTGACGTGGATATAACCTATCATAGTAAGATAAAAACTCCTAATTCCCTTTGCCCCTAAATTCCCTCCCTCATAATTTCACTGAATTTAACCTAATTTTACATATTGCTTTATCTGTCATATTTTTGACAACCTCTATATcgattgagttatttttctaatcttGCCTTTGACTCTCAAGCTCCCATACCGCTCCAAATTAGCTTTACTAAAGATTCCTTCATCTTGCCTTTCAGCTTGCTTGATTGAAGCCTGTTTCCTTAAAGCTAGTCTAAGTGACTTTTCTTAAATCAATTGAAGCTCACAATGTCTTCTGCTTAGCAAAAGAGGGATGGTGAACCACCCATGTTAGGCAAATTTCACAAGTGCACGGATCGCAACAAGTATTAAAGAGTGGATATGAGTATCGCTCCCACGAGAAAATTGATAATCTCCTTCTTGAagctctttcttttttatatgcttATCATGCGACTTCTTAGTTCTTTCTATATAGATCTTTGCATTCTTATAAGCATCTATCGTAAACTCTTAAGTTCATTAAGTTGGAGAAGTCACTTAGCACTCGCATCTGGATCGATGTCATCTTATTTTACATTATAAACTAAACATGCTTCAACTGGATCACTAATGAATTGTTGCTCGAATACTCCTTCTACACAACTCTCTCTCACTTCCACTCTAAAGCACGACCTTATTATTGAGGTTTGCTTTGCCATTTTGAAGATGTCAAACTCTATTGTTTCATCCCCGACTTCAAGCTtgatctttcctttttttatatcaattattgCTCCAGTTGTAGCAAGGAAATgtcattttagaattatagGAGTTTGATGGTCTTCTTCGATCTCTAAACCACAAAATCACAAAGCACACAAAATTTCCTAACTTTGATAGGTACATCCTCCAAAATTCCTTCAGGATAGACTATAGACCCATCAGCTAGTTGTAAGAAAATATTGATGGGTTTGGATTCtccaatatttaatttcttacacAAAGACAAATGTATTAAAGTTACACTAGCTCTTAGACCACAAAGTGCTCTACCAATAGATATTTTACCAACAACACAAGTTATAGTTATACTCCATGGATCCTTAAGCTTAGGAGAAAgcttatttataataacaaCACTACTTTCCTCATTCATCGGTATAGTCTCATGTTCAtcccatttctttttgttagaTATGATGTCCTTAAGGCATTTGGTATACTTTGACATTTGAGTGACCACCTGCAAAAATGGAATGGTGATGTCGAATTGCTTGAACACTTTCAAAACCTTATGAAACTGCTTGTCAAGTGTTCCATTGTTGATCCTTTTAGGGAGTGCCAGTTGTGGGCTCATACTAATTACTCTTTGGAATATCACCTTCAATTTGCTTCTATTTTAGCTCTTCCCTTGG
The sequence above is drawn from the Ricinus communis isolate WT05 ecotype wild-type chromosome 7, ASM1957865v1, whole genome shotgun sequence genome and encodes:
- the LOC125370646 gene encoding uncharacterized protein LOC125370646, yielding MSPQLALPKRINNGTLDKQFHKVLKVFKQFDITIPFLQVVTQMSKYTKCLKDIISNKKKWDEHETIPMNEESSVVIINKLSPKLKDPWSITITCVVGKISIGRALCGLRASVTLIHLSLCKKLNIGESKPINIFLQLADGSIVYPEGILEDVPIKVRKFCVLCDFVV